Below is a window of uncultured Sphaerochaeta sp. DNA.
ACTTTGGCGTAATCCTGGATATAATCCAGATCAAATCATTCGATCTCGATGTACACCTGAAAGAGCTCAAGCATCTGGAAGCAAAGCACTATGATGGAGTCTGTGTTACAACCCTTGATGTACAGCCAGTGATTGAGGCTATCGACAGGATTGCAGAAAGCGGAACCACAGTGGTGACGGTCAATACTGATATTGATAGCTCACACCGTCTTTTTTATGTGGGACCAGATTACTATCTGGAAGGTAAAACAGCCAGCGGTCTCTTACAGTTATGTGGAAAGACCCAGAAACGGATCCTTATCGTTACCGGTTCCTTCAACATGAAAGGCCACCAAGAGCGTATCAGGGGATTCATCGAAGGGCTGCAGGAACATGGTGCGGACTACGTTGTGGTGGATACCGTGGAAAGTCTTGACGATGACACCATCGGCTATGAGCGAACGCGTTCCTGTCTGGAACAGTATAAGGACATCAACAGCATGTATCTAACAGCTGCTGGTGTACAAGGTGCCTGCCAAGCGGTCAAGGACCTTGGTATACAGGATAAACTGAGAACCTTCAGTTTTGATGATGTCCCAGTAACCAGGTCTCTGGTTAAGGAAGGGGTCATCACATTTACCATCTGCCAGCAACCCGAACGGCAGGGTTATGATGCCATCCAAAAACTGTTCACCCACTTGATGAACCAGCAAGACCCCATTATTGACACCATCACCCAGACCATCATCAAGATACGGGAGAACATTGAGGAGTAGTCTACTCCTCCTGTTCTTCTTCTTTTTCTCTCTTCTGCCAGAGTCTCTCGAGGGAATAGAAATCCCTAAGCTCACTGCTCATCAAGTGAATGATGATATCACCACAATCGATCAACTCCCAACCATCACCTGCAGGCTTCTTGTGCCGGTTGGTCACTTCCAATCCCAGGTCATTCAAAGCACCCCAGAGTTCGTGGGTTACACCACGTAGATGCCCCACACTGCTTACTGTTGCAATGATGAAGCAGTCTGCCCATGAGCACTCCTGCGTTACATCGAGGATGTTTACATCCTTACACTTATGATCTTCCAGAAACTGGCCAATAGTATTCGCATTGGCCTGTACCAAATCATTCATTCCTACAAACTCCTACGTTTCGTTCTTTACACGTTTTATCGTGCAGTCTGAATCTGTTCAAGATACAGACCCATATGGCTTTTCAGTTGCTGCCAATCAACAACTATTTCTTCTTCCAGCACACTTCTCAAATCATACACACGAAATTGTTCCATCTGTTGCAACAACGAGAAGGGATCCAAGCCAGGACAGGTGGTGGAAAGTGTATCTGCCAAACCAGATTTCCTCAAGTAGGGAGCGCCTGCTTTCAGTGCTTCCAACCGAGCCTGCCCATCCACCTCCTCGCGTGTATAATCGGTAGTATCGACGACCAGTGTGGTCAAGAGAGCCCGAATCCTGGATAGCTCTTCTCCTTGCCCTTCCACTACGATCAATGGATCAAATCCCCCAAGCTCCATCAGCACCCTTGAGGGAGGGCTACCGCTCGTGTCAGCCTGGTTTCTAACCACAGACCAAGGCAAGATTACAAGGAACAGCGTTCCCTCTTCCTCGAATGCAATCAAGGCCACCTCATCCTCGAACAATCCGTAATATGCCTCGGATGAATCATGCGCGCATCCAGTAAACAAGAGAACAACCAGGCTGAACAGAAGCACCACTGTTCTTCTCACAGTTTTCCACCTTCCTGGAGAAATTGAAGCAACTCCATCCCTGATTGGGTGACTGTCTTTCCCTTGGCAAGCAAATGTGCACGTTCTGCTTCCAATATCCTGATACATAAGGCCTCAAGTGTCGGCTCAGCAAGCAATGATGCCCGCCTTTCATCATCCAGATGCATCCTATTCGGTTCAATATAGTCAGAGATGTAGAGAAGCAACCCCATTCTTCCCATGTATATGCTTCCGATTGTATGATAGCGAACAGCAATACAGAGTTGTCTGGAAAAGCCTCGCTCCTGTAGCAGAGCTGCTCCTACGGGAGCGTGCAACAAAACAGCGCAACCCTTCTCTTCGCTCTCCAATGGCAGATGATGCTCATCAGCAAATTGGGTAAGCGCCTCGGCATTCCAATCCCGTGCAATATCATGCATCAAACCACATTGGTAGAGTTCCCTCTCATCAATGGTCTCATGATATCTATGCTGAAGCCGCACACAGGTTTCCCCTACAGCTACACTATGCTGGTATCGCTTGGCAGACAATGTTTCTGACAGTTCTTGCTCAAGTACGGTAGAGTCGAAATGACTCGACATAGTGAGCTACCTCCTCAGGCATCAGCTGTAAAATATGTTCTGGCAATGAATCCTTTTCTCCAAGTATCCCCGCTGCTTCCCGTATCTGGGTTGAACTATCTTCCACCCGGGGATTCTCGAGATACACAAGATCTGCGGCAAGATCACTGAAGGGAGCATTCTCCCCTTCCCGTCTGATGACCACAAAGGTCACCAGCTCCTTAAGCTGCTCATAGGCATGCCACTTCTGTAGATCACCGAGGAGATCATCCCCCATGACCACTGCAAGCCGTCCCTTGATATTGTACTGGAGATACAGATGCTTGACGGTATCATAGGTGTAGGATATTCCGCCGCGATTGATCTCACAGTCATCAACGATGAATTCCATCTCAGGGTCCTCAGGATAGAGACCAGAATATGCAGCAAAACCCAAACGGAGCATCTTCATCCTGTGTTCTGCAGACGCTGGACTAGCATCCCGTTTGAAGTTGTTTTGAGCAACCGGGACAAAGATGAATCGTCTATATGCAGTGGAGGATGCCACCGTATGTACCAAGTGCAGGTGTCCGAGATGGACAGGGTCGAAACTGCCTCCCACGAGGGCCGTGGGTACTGCTTCTGCCAAGGGTTCCTCCTATAGCTCGTCTGGGTCCTCTGGGTAGTAAGCATCATGATCAACGGTGGCAGTAAATCCACCTTCATCAGCAGCGGATATATCCTTTGCCGATTCCTGCTTCTCCACCATCCGGATGAACGCATGCTTGACCGCATCAACTCCTTGATCCAGATACACGCAGAGCCCGATGACCTCTTTGTCTGCATACTTCTGCTTCAACTCTTCCAGTCGTTCCCCAGTTCCAGGTTCATCAGTCTTTGTTCCGATGATTACCTGATGCTTGTTCAGCAGTTCGGGTTCGAACGCCTCCAGTTCCTTGCATAGTATATCATAGGCATCAAGATATCGCTCATCACTCAGGTCAATGAGAAAGGCAAGTCCCTTGGTCCTGCTGATGTGCCTGAGGAATTTGATTCCCATTCCAGAACCTTCACTGGCCCCTTCGATCAAACCAGGGATATCAGCCAATACGATATCATGTTCATCGTATCGCATCATACCCAACTGGGGAATCTTTGTGGTGAACGGGTAACCTGCCACCTTGGTGCGGGCATTGGTCAGCATATTCAACAAGCTTGACTTTCCTGCATTAGGGAAGCCGACAAAGCCGATATCGGCAATGACAAGCAGCTCAACACCAACGCGCAGCTCCTCGCCCTTCTCACCCGGCTGGGCAAAACGAGGAGCTTGCCTGGTAGCAGTACGGAAGTGCCAATTGCCTTGGCCGCCCCGGCCACCATGGAGAAACACCCACCGCTCTTCGTCGGTCAGATCCTTGAGGATCTCACCAGTCTGGGCATCCTTGATCACAGTCCCAGGAGGAACCGGTATCTCAATATCTGCACCATCGCGTCCATAGCAGCGGTCTCCTTGACCATTCCTTCCATTCTCCGCACGATAGGTACGGACCAATTTCAGATGGGCCAGGGTTCTCAGATTATGTCTGACGACGAATACCACATCCCCGCCACGGCCGCCGTCGCCGCCATCCGGGCCTCCCTTGGGAACATATTTTTCCCTTCGAAAGGATACACAACCGTTGCCCCCGTTTCCGGAGGCAACATCAAGATAGGTCTCGTCTGAAAATCCAAACATTATCTCGTTTACTTCTACTTTTTAACTTACTCAGTTACGATGCTGATGTACTTCCGGTTCTTCCGGCTGTGAAACAGCACGGTACCTTCAGCTTTTGCAAACAACGTATAATCGGAACCGAGGCCTACATTCTCACCAGGATGGAACTTAGTCCCATGCTGACGAACAAGGATTTCTCCTGCCTTGACCAACTGTCCACCAAAGCGCTTCACACCCAGTCTCTGGGCATTGGAGTCGCGACCATTGCGGGAACTACCGCCACCTTTCTTATGTGCCATCTTTCGCCCTCCTTATGCAATGATCTTGTCGATCGTGATCAGGGAGTACCGCTGGCGGTGGCCCTGGGTTCTCGTATAGCCCTTTCGGCGCTTTTTCTTGAACACTCTGATCTTGTCACCCTTGATATGTTCGACGAGCGTTGCTTTCACAACGGCATCTGCTACATAGGGGGTGCCAAACGTTGCATTGTTCTCATCCACAATGGCGAGAACGGTGGCATACTCAAGGGAGGAACCGGCCTCATTCTGGCTGATATAATCAACCTGGACTGTCTCACCTTCGACGGCCTTGTACTGCTTTCCGAGAATCTCTACAAGTGCGTACATGTCGATATTCATCCTTCAATTTGATTTGTCTTGTCCCTTATACCAAAAATGGAAATCTGTTGCAACAACCTTTTTGATCTAATTGATTGAAAAACAAAGAAAAAGGCATTGAAAACTTACCGATCGTTCGGTTAGTATACAGTATGCACACTACCACAACGAAGCAACAACTTATTCTTTCCCTGTTGGAATTGGGCTCAGAAAGAGGTCTCCTGGCGGTCTCGCTCAGCTCACTCGCAAAGCACAACAATATCAGCAAAGCTGCAATCTTCCACCACTTCCAGAGCAGGGAAGCATTGATAGCAGAGCTTTTCTCCTACTGCAATACACTTGCCTACAAACAGAAGAGATCCATCAGCCTGGAAGGTAGTGCAAATGAGGTACTAAGCAGGGCAATGGCTCACTGGCACCAGTTGTATGAGGATGAGGTTATGCGTTCCTTCTACCGGATTATTGAGAGTGAGGCACTGACCCACGGGGAAGCAGCAAGCATCAAACGTACACTGGACGAGATGCTCATTGGCCAGAGCAGTATTCTCCTGGAGAGCCTGAGCAATAGTGGCAGGTTGGATATTGAGGATTTGGATCTTGCAATCCAGAGTTTCAGCAGCGTCGTCCAGCGATTCCTCTATAGGATACTCCTGGACGACGATCCTGACATTGAGTGGGAAGAGGAACGGTTCATCAACCGATTCTGCTCACTCTACAGTAGCGAAACCCTTACATCGAAGCAAGGAAGGGAACACCGATCAAACTGAAGGCATTCTTGATCACCTGCAAGACCATGCTTACCAGTTCGATACGGGATCGGACCAGGGAGCGGGAAGAAGCCTTCAGGACCGGATTGTCATGATACCAACGGCTGAACAACTTTGAGATATCATAGAGATAGCTGCAAACAACCGATGGATCATATGCACCCCCAGCTCTCTCAACAACTTCCTGATACCGTGCAAGCTGCTTGATAAGCTCTCGCTCATCAGGAAGGGTCAGCAAGCTGCTGTCGAAAGTCATCTCATGGCAATCGGCAAACTCTTCACCCTGATACTTCCTGAGCATGCTCGAGATTCTCGCACCCATGTACTGAAGGTAGGGGCCCGTATTCCCATTGAAAGAGATAGATTCAGCAGGATTGAAGATCATATCCTTGGTCGGGGAGACTTGCAGCAGGTAGTAGTTCAGCGCACCGAGTGCAATGGCACTGCTGGTCTTTTCCACATCATCAACAAGGTCCTCGCGCTCTTTCTCACGGATTTCATTACGTGCAAGGGAAGTGAGGGTATCAACCAACTCATCGGCATCAACAACGGTTCCTTCACGGCTTTTCATCTTTCCATCAGGCAGGTTAACCATGCCGTAGGAGAGATGATGAAGATCATCAGCCCAGGAGTAACCCAGCGTCTGCAACACATAGAAGAGCACCATGAAGTGATACCTCTGCTCACTGGCAACCACATAGATCAAAGAATCGAAAGGCCAGTCCTTGTGTCTCATGATGGCTGTTCCCACGTCCTGGGTCATATATAAGCTGGTTCCATCCTTGCGCAGGAGCACCTTCTTATCCAGCTTGATCGGCTCCAGATCAACCCATACCGAACCGTCCTCCTCACGATAGAATACACCCTTTTCAAGACCTTTGAGGATTTCATCCTTACCATACTTGTATGTCTCAGACTCATAGTAATAGGCATCAAAACTGATTCCCATCTTCTCATAGCTTTCAGCAAGGCCTTCGAGTGTCCATCCGTTCATCTTCTCCCAGAGTGCCAGCACCTCAGGGTCCCCACTCTCCCACTTCTGCAACATCTCCTGGGCTTGCCCCTCTGCGGAGGGATCCTCTTTTGCCCAAGCGGCAAATTTGACATAGTACTTACCAACGAGATGGTCTCCCTTGATACCACTGGAGGATGGAGTCTCACCGCCTCCAAACTTCTGGTAAGCAAGCATTGACTTGCAAATATGCACCCCGCGGTTATTGATAAGGTTTACCTTGCGGACCTCAGCTCCGTTGGCCTTCAGTATGGCGGCAACACTTTCCCCTAGGCTGTCATTACGCATATGGCCCAGATGGAGAGGCTTGTTGGTATTGGGACAGCTGAACTCAATGGTAACCCTCTTGCCCTTGAGTGACTCACTGCTCCCATAGCGATCCTGCTCCTGTGCAATACGCTCTGAAAGAGCGGTTGCAACAGAACCCATATCAATACGGACATTCAAGTAAGGTCCGCTCAAGAGAATCTCACCAGAGGGACGATCATCAAGCTGTTCAATACGGGTCTTGAGTTCAGAGGCAAGCTTAGGGGGAGCTGTCCTCAGGACCTTTGCATAGGCAAAGAGTGGGAAAGCAAGATCACCAAGCTCAGGCTTCGGAGGACTCTGCACTGCCAATGCTGGCAATTCAGGGGCATCGCCCAACATCTCAGCAGCATAGATGGACAACTGCTGCTCGATAAGATTCTTCCAAGTTTCACGTACCGCTTCTAGCATTATTTCATTCCTTTATTTGTAGCTAATGACTATACAACAAACCAAAGTCAGACTTCAAGGTGGATGCTGACTTCCCCGCTGGAGAGAACCTTTCTCTCCCCATGTTCATTCTCAACCACCAGATGAGCTTCGTCATCGATCGCAATGGCTCTGGCCATATACTCCTCAGATCCTGCATGCACGCGCACCTCATGTCCTATCACCAAGGATCTATCGCGGTATGCAGAGAGGAAGGGGCGACCAGATAAGGTAGCCAAGGAAGCCTCCAGCTTTTTTACCATGCTTGCAATAAGAGCATCCACAGAGAAGCCAGGGGGAAGTG
It encodes the following:
- a CDS encoding LacI family DNA-binding transcriptional regulator, with translation MAVTIRDIAKEAGVSRGTVDRVLHKRKGVNEEVAKRVQAIADEMGFTPNLAGKVLARRKQPLRIGCLLPSIGNPFFDDVIAGFRQAERELSDFGVILDIIQIKSFDLDVHLKELKHLEAKHYDGVCVTTLDVQPVIEAIDRIAESGTTVVTVNTDIDSSHRLFYVGPDYYLEGKTASGLLQLCGKTQKRILIVTGSFNMKGHQERIRGFIEGLQEHGADYVVVDTVESLDDDTIGYERTRSCLEQYKDINSMYLTAAGVQGACQAVKDLGIQDKLRTFSFDDVPVTRSLVKEGVITFTICQQPERQGYDAIQKLFTHLMNQQDPIIDTITQTIIKIRENIEE
- the rsfS gene encoding ribosome silencing factor, yielding MNDLVQANANTIGQFLEDHKCKDVNILDVTQECSWADCFIIATVSSVGHLRGVTHELWGALNDLGLEVTNRHKKPAGDGWELIDCGDIIIHLMSSELRDFYSLERLWQKREKEEEQEE
- the yqeK gene encoding bis(5'-nucleosyl)-tetraphosphatase (symmetrical) YqeK; this encodes MSSHFDSTVLEQELSETLSAKRYQHSVAVGETCVRLQHRYHETIDERELYQCGLMHDIARDWNAEALTQFADEHHLPLESEEKGCAVLLHAPVGAALLQERGFSRQLCIAVRYHTIGSIYMGRMGLLLYISDYIEPNRMHLDDERRASLLAEPTLEALCIRILEAERAHLLAKGKTVTQSGMELLQFLQEGGKL
- the nadD gene encoding nicotinate (nicotinamide) nucleotide adenylyltransferase codes for the protein MAEAVPTALVGGSFDPVHLGHLHLVHTVASSTAYRRFIFVPVAQNNFKRDASPASAEHRMKMLRLGFAAYSGLYPEDPEMEFIVDDCEINRGGISYTYDTVKHLYLQYNIKGRLAVVMGDDLLGDLQKWHAYEQLKELVTFVVIRREGENAPFSDLAADLVYLENPRVEDSSTQIREAAGILGEKDSLPEHILQLMPEEVAHYVESFRLYRT
- the obgE gene encoding GTPase ObgE — translated: MFGFSDETYLDVASGNGGNGCVSFRREKYVPKGGPDGGDGGRGGDVVFVVRHNLRTLAHLKLVRTYRAENGRNGQGDRCYGRDGADIEIPVPPGTVIKDAQTGEILKDLTDEERWVFLHGGRGGQGNWHFRTATRQAPRFAQPGEKGEELRVGVELLVIADIGFVGFPNAGKSSLLNMLTNARTKVAGYPFTTKIPQLGMMRYDEHDIVLADIPGLIEGASEGSGMGIKFLRHISRTKGLAFLIDLSDERYLDAYDILCKELEAFEPELLNKHQVIIGTKTDEPGTGERLEELKQKYADKEVIGLCVYLDQGVDAVKHAFIRMVEKQESAKDISAADEGGFTATVDHDAYYPEDPDEL
- the rpmA gene encoding 50S ribosomal protein L27, with product MAHKKGGGSSRNGRDSNAQRLGVKRFGGQLVKAGEILVRQHGTKFHPGENVGLGSDYTLFAKAEGTVLFHSRKNRKYISIVTE
- the rplU gene encoding 50S ribosomal protein L21, which translates into the protein MYALVEILGKQYKAVEGETVQVDYISQNEAGSSLEYATVLAIVDENNATFGTPYVADAVVKATLVEHIKGDKIRVFKKKRRKGYTRTQGHRQRYSLITIDKIIA
- a CDS encoding TetR/AcrR family transcriptional regulator, whose amino-acid sequence is MHTTTTKQQLILSLLELGSERGLLAVSLSSLAKHNNISKAAIFHHFQSREALIAELFSYCNTLAYKQKRSISLEGSANEVLSRAMAHWHQLYEDEVMRSFYRIIESEALTHGEAASIKRTLDEMLIGQSSILLESLSNSGRLDIEDLDLAIQSFSSVVQRFLYRILLDDDPDIEWEEERFINRFCSLYSSETLTSKQGREHRSN
- the argS gene encoding arginine--tRNA ligase, whose product is MLEAVRETWKNLIEQQLSIYAAEMLGDAPELPALAVQSPPKPELGDLAFPLFAYAKVLRTAPPKLASELKTRIEQLDDRPSGEILLSGPYLNVRIDMGSVATALSERIAQEQDRYGSSESLKGKRVTIEFSCPNTNKPLHLGHMRNDSLGESVAAILKANGAEVRKVNLINNRGVHICKSMLAYQKFGGGETPSSSGIKGDHLVGKYYVKFAAWAKEDPSAEGQAQEMLQKWESGDPEVLALWEKMNGWTLEGLAESYEKMGISFDAYYYESETYKYGKDEILKGLEKGVFYREEDGSVWVDLEPIKLDKKVLLRKDGTSLYMTQDVGTAIMRHKDWPFDSLIYVVASEQRYHFMVLFYVLQTLGYSWADDLHHLSYGMVNLPDGKMKSREGTVVDADELVDTLTSLARNEIREKEREDLVDDVEKTSSAIALGALNYYLLQVSPTKDMIFNPAESISFNGNTGPYLQYMGARISSMLRKYQGEEFADCHEMTFDSSLLTLPDERELIKQLARYQEVVERAGGAYDPSVVCSYLYDISKLFSRWYHDNPVLKASSRSLVRSRIELVSMVLQVIKNAFSLIGVPFLASM